Sequence from the Hamadaea flava genome:
CGGTCTGGAATTCCAGCTCGACGACTTCCAGCAGCGCGCCTGCGCGGCCCTGGAAGCCGGCTCGGGCGTGCTCGTGTGCGCGCCCACCGGCGCGGGGAAGACGGTCGTCGGCGAGTTCGCCGTGCACCTGGCCCTCCGCGAGGGCCGCAAGTGCTTCTACACCACGCCGATCAAGGCGCTGTCCAACCAGAAGTACCACGATCTGGTGCAGGTGCACGGCGCGGCCAAGGTCGGCCTGCTCACCGGGGACAACGCGATCAACGGCGACGCTCCGGTGGTCGTGATGACCACCGAGGTGCTGCGCAACATGCTGTACGCCGGTTCGCAGTCCCTCCACGGCTTGTCCTATGTGGTCATGGATGAGGTGCACTACCTGGCCGACCGGTTCCGCGGCGCGGTCTGGGAAGAGGTCATCATCCACCTGCCCGACTCGGTGAACCTGGTGTCGCTGTCGGCGACGGTGTCCAACGCGGAGGAGTTCGCGGACTGGCTCGTCACGGTACGCGGCCAGACCGAGGTCGTCGTCAGCGAACACCGCCCGGTCCCGCTGTGGCAGCACATGCTGGTCGGCAAGCGGATGTTCGACCTGTTCCACGACGCCGAGGCGGCCCGGTCCCACGAGGTGCACCCGGAACTGCTGCGCTACACCCGAGAGGTCAGCCGCCGCCTGGAGATGGGCGACATCCGCGGCCGGGGCCGGGGCGGCCGGGGCCGCAAGGCGATGATCTACCGGCCGGAGATCATCGAACGGCTCGACCGCGAGGGCCTGCTCCCCGCGATCGTGTTCATCTTCAGCCGCGCCGGCTGCGACGCCGCCGTCCAGCAGTGCCTCCAGGCTGGGCTGCGGCTCACCAGCCCGGACGAGCGCGCCGAGATCCGCGCGATCGTCGAACGCCGGATGAGCAGCGTGCCCAACGAGGACCTGAACGCCCTCGGCTATTGGGAATGGCTCGACGGCCTCGAACGCGGCCTCGCCGCCCACCACGCCGGGCTGCTGCCGCTGTTCAAGGAGATCGTCGAGGAGCTGTTCGTCCGGGGCCTGGTCAAGGCGGTCTTCGCAACCGAGACGCTGGCCCTCGGCATCAACATGCCGGCTCGCTGCGTCGTCCTCGAACGACTGGTCAAATACAACGGCGAAGCCCACGTCGACCTGACCCCGGGGGAGTACACCCAGCTCACCGGCCGGGCCGGGCGGCGCGGCATCGACGTCGAGGGCCACGCCGTCGTCGTCTGGGGCCCGGACGTCGACCCCAGGCACGTCGCCGGACTGGCCTCGACCCGCACCTATCCGCTGCGGTCCAGCTTCCGGCCGTCGTACAACATGGCCGTCAACCTCGTCGGCTCGGTCGGCGCCGACCGAGCGCGGGACCTCCTGGAGGCCTCGTTCGCCCAGTTCCAGGCGGACCGGTCGGTCGTCGGCGTCGCCAAGCAGGTCCAGCGCAACATCGAGACGATGGACCAGTACGCCCACGAGGCCGGCTGCGACAAGGGCGACTTCGCGGAATACTTCGCGCTACGGGTGGCGATCGCCGACCGGGAACGGCACCTGGCCAAGCAGACCCAGCAGCACCGCCGGTCCGAAGTGGCGCGATCGCTGGAACAGCTCAAGCCCGGCGACGTGATCCGGGTGCCGTCCGGCCGCCGCGCCGGGCTGGCCGTCATCCTCGACGCCGGCGTCGGCGGATTCGGCGAACCCCGGCCGCTGGTCGTGACCGAGGACCGCTGGGCCGGCCGGCTGGCTGCAGGGGAGTTCAGCGTCGCCGTCGAGGTGCTCGGCCGCGTACGCCTGCCCAGGCACGTCAACCACCGCAATCCCGGGGAACGCCGGGACATCGCGGCGAGCCTGGCCGCCCTCGGGCTCGAACGCGGACGGGGCTCCGGCCGGCGGGGCGGCCGCGCCAAGGCGCCCACCGGCGACGACGACGAGCTGCTGCGCCTGCGCCACCTCATGCGCAAGCACCCCTGCCACGCCTGCCCCGAACGGGAGGACCACGCCCGCTGGGCCGAGCGCCGGCACCGGCTCGAACGCGACACCGACCAGATGCGCGCCAAGGTCGCCAGCCGGACCGGATCGCTGGCGCGTACCTTCGACCGCGTCTGCGACCTGCTCACCGCGCGTGGCTACCTCGTGCCCGGGGTGTCGGCGCTGGACGGTGGCGGAGTCACCGACGCCGGTCGGATGCTGGCCCGCATCTGGACAGAATCCGACCTGCTCATCGCGGAGGTCTTGCGGGACGGCGTCTTCGACGGGCTCGCCCCGGCCGAACTCGCCGCCGCCGTGTCCGTCGTGGTCTACGAGGCCCGTCGCGAGTCCGAGGACCGGGCGTCGCTGCCACGCGGCCCGGTCACCGACGCGGTCGAAGGCGTCCTGCGCGTCTACGGCGGGCTCATCGGCGAGGAGCGCGACCGCGGCCTGCCGCTGACCCGGGAACCCGACCTCGGCTTCGTCTGGCCGATCTACCGGTGGGCCCGGGGCGAACCGCTCGCCAAGGTGCTGGCCAGCGCGAACGCCCTCGAGGGTGAACTGCCGGCCGGCGACTTCGTGCGCTGGGCCCGCCAGGTGGTCGATCTGCTCGGCCAGATCGGTGAGGCCAAGGGCACGCCCGACGGCGTACGCACGACCGCCCGTCAGGCCATGGATCTCATCAACCGTGGCGTACTGGCCTATACCTCAGTCGGGTGATCGGCTGAGGCGGAGACCCCTTCCGGCTCTGTTACCTTGACCCGGGCCCCTGTCATCGGCGTGAACAGCCGCCAGTGCGGGGCCCGGGGGGCACGGTTCGAGGGGGAGGCATGGCCGGAGTCTTGTCGGCTGAGATTCACCATTTCACATACGGTCCGATCACGCCGATCCTCGCGTACGCGGTGTCGGTGCTCGGCTCGCTGCTCGGCTTGACCTGCACCGCCCGCGCCCGCCGGCTCGACCCGGGTGCGCGTCGCGGCGGGTGGCTGATGCTGGCAGCCTGGGCGATCGGCGGCACCGGCATCTGGACCATGCACTTCATGGCCATGCTCGGCTTCGGCGTGAACGGCGTCGCCCTGCGCTTCGACATCCCGATCACCGTGGCGTCGGCCGTGCTCGCCGTCGCGGTCGTCGGCATCGGACTGTTCATCGTCGGCCTCGGCAAGCCCAACGTGCTCCGGGTGCTGTTCGGCGGGCTGTTCACCGGGCTCGGCGTCGCCTCGATGCACTACACCGGCATGGCGGCGCTGCGCGTCGACGGCTCGATCACGCACAGCCGCAATCTCGTCATCGC
This genomic interval carries:
- a CDS encoding DEAD/DEAH box helicase; translation: MTSPAERYAAAKRRAETPRLTEFIAGLEFQLDDFQQRACAALEAGSGVLVCAPTGAGKTVVGEFAVHLALREGRKCFYTTPIKALSNQKYHDLVQVHGAAKVGLLTGDNAINGDAPVVVMTTEVLRNMLYAGSQSLHGLSYVVMDEVHYLADRFRGAVWEEVIIHLPDSVNLVSLSATVSNAEEFADWLVTVRGQTEVVVSEHRPVPLWQHMLVGKRMFDLFHDAEAARSHEVHPELLRYTREVSRRLEMGDIRGRGRGGRGRKAMIYRPEIIERLDREGLLPAIVFIFSRAGCDAAVQQCLQAGLRLTSPDERAEIRAIVERRMSSVPNEDLNALGYWEWLDGLERGLAAHHAGLLPLFKEIVEELFVRGLVKAVFATETLALGINMPARCVVLERLVKYNGEAHVDLTPGEYTQLTGRAGRRGIDVEGHAVVVWGPDVDPRHVAGLASTRTYPLRSSFRPSYNMAVNLVGSVGADRARDLLEASFAQFQADRSVVGVAKQVQRNIETMDQYAHEAGCDKGDFAEYFALRVAIADRERHLAKQTQQHRRSEVARSLEQLKPGDVIRVPSGRRAGLAVILDAGVGGFGEPRPLVVTEDRWAGRLAAGEFSVAVEVLGRVRLPRHVNHRNPGERRDIAASLAALGLERGRGSGRRGGRAKAPTGDDDELLRLRHLMRKHPCHACPEREDHARWAERRHRLERDTDQMRAKVASRTGSLARTFDRVCDLLTARGYLVPGVSALDGGGVTDAGRMLARIWTESDLLIAEVLRDGVFDGLAPAELAAAVSVVVYEARRESEDRASLPRGPVTDAVEGVLRVYGGLIGEERDRGLPLTREPDLGFVWPIYRWARGEPLAKVLASANALEGELPAGDFVRWARQVVDLLGQIGEAKGTPDGVRTTARQAMDLINRGVLAYTSVG
- a CDS encoding MHYT domain-containing protein, producing MAGVLSAEIHHFTYGPITPILAYAVSVLGSLLGLTCTARARRLDPGARRGGWLMLAAWAIGGTGIWTMHFMAMLGFGVNGVALRFDIPITVASAVLAVAVVGIGLFIVGLGKPNVLRVLFGGLFTGLGVASMHYTGMAALRVDGSITHSRNLVIASVVIAVVAATVALWFTLVVSKPGTTFASALVMGVAVCGMHYTAMAGVRVNAGQPTLHLHGATAGTMLLPIIVLVVLVVVLLFYALLSEPKEEDAAARAFLDRQAAERLAAQQSAPAAQPIGVRRTRLR